The genome window GACGATTCCGGGTCTAttaaagttattaaataaaaaaaaacaaggcaagttttttcaactgaaagtaaggagcaatattaaaactttaaacgaccagaaattaccacGTAAATGCAGGCGGCTGctctctcctcaacacctcgctttttacgctaacattttttagtacttttaaaaaagtttcttattgttctaattaaacgatccttgtgtttcaagagtctcTCTTGAAGGATTAGGACAATtcaactttagcctaaagagtgatatgttgaggagagaacaacccccttcatatacgtgataatttctgttcgttttaagatttgacgttgctccttgctttcagttgaaaaaacttgttttcttatttaatttctgatagtttttaaatagtgcCAGGAAATATGGCTAAACCTACATGAAGAAATACCTCTTCCCACGAAATTATCCTTTAGACTATTCAATCCCAACGAAAATTTATCCCGGAGAATTACCCTCAAAATATCCGCgcataaaattgagacggaaaagagaaagcaagacataaatataatataattttgtataggaattatggtaaattttttcaatgtaaattttTCCCTGAAGAGttcaccccctgaaaacttccctccccatggaaaattccgcCTTGGAAAAACTCCCCAGCAGGAAAACCCgaaaatgtatgtatatttcccaataacaaatactatgcttcAGCAATATACACATTTTATAACTTAaggacctttcccctggggcctGGGGGGAGATAATGTTATGTTTAAAGGCATACTTATTGGTTCTTTCAAATgtgatgaacaaaatgactatctccaATTTTGATCGggcgaatttgggaaaaaaggggcgggggaggaggAATAGTTTTGCTAaagtctttttggtcacttaaaaagggcactataacttttaatttctgttcgaatgagccctctcccaacatTCAAGGAACATTGGGTCGATAAGACATTTCTTGGGgaaaccaaaacaaacaaaaataaaataaacacgcatccgtgatctttcttctggaaaaaaaatgaaaatgtaatgATTTTACAGATTggaggttgaaacttctacaataaggttccaTGATgctttgaatctgatggtgcaatttccGTTCATATTCTTGGATttttaagggttgtttccccctttttgaaaatttgataaattttctcaggctcgtagcctttgatgggtagcactaaacttaataaaccttaatattttttgaataataatctgattcttttgatattgtatgtattgatattaaaattctattttttagaatttcggtttctattgagctgCGTCGCTCCTTATTAatgctataaaagaaaaaaaaagtttaaaatactttttttttccagtaacgCGCAAATAACACTCTGGCCTTTAAAAGGGTTAGGGGGTGCTATTTCAAAcccctgtttgttttaatttctgttagttcgATCGTTATTACTCTAATTTACTGATGTATAGTAATTTCAGATCATCAAGTACgaattattatttgactttatttctgcccgtctttggtttaatatagctctttccctttctttgaaaaccttatttcttagagaaatattaaattatattaatttaaattatatattaatctACATTAGTTTATAATTCACATTATTATTAGCTAAATACTAATCTAAATTAATCAATATTaatctaaattaatttatattagttttaattgattttattttgttgttagtTAATAGAAGGaatatttctaaagttttgttCGTAATTCTGCGTAAGACTTAAGATGTTGGCTTACTGTTTGTATTTTGGACACTATTTTGCGACAAATTTTAGCAATAGTTTTACTGTAGAATTTTGGCTGAAAGGAGAATTTTGGCATTCAAATAAATGATCAAAAATCTGCTTAATTTTATGTTCTCTTTACCTAAAGCCATCTTGACCCCCACCCAGTTACAACCTTGAATACTAACGAAAAATCGGtcattatatataattaaaattagatCATTATATCTAATTACGTTTTGTTTAAACTGCTTAGcctatttgtttaaaaatatgcatttttaGCTTCTGATTTTTATATCCTCAGCCGTTCGTTGCAAATGCAACCTTTTTGACGATACATtgcctgtatatatatatatatatatatatatatatatatatatatatatatatatatatatatatatatatatatatatatatatatatatatatatatatatatatatatatatatatatatatatatatatatatatgcctttAGCCTTTTCGGACATCCAGGGTCAAACATAACCCAATTTCTTAATGATAAAacctatatgcaaacaatgggtaTTTTGCACAATTTACAGATCTTGGCCCAGGGGCACACTAAAAATGGTGTGGAGTGGAGATGGctgccctccaaccacttttcaCTCTTAAACAGTACACGGACCTTTCAATTTTAATCGAATGAGTCCCTCTCTAAAGTTTCTACAACTCCTTTCACATGAAGGAGCCTGgacaaaaagataataaaaaaataatacattgaaacCATGTCACTTTTTATTTAGGCAGCGCTAATGTACTGTAATGAAAAGAAcctgttcattgttttttttgttaaataatgctgCGAgctcctgtgctcccttcatggaaattgtcttcgcccataacaaattcctccatggaaagctcctcccacgtaaaccccctcactcgaccccccccccaccaccagaaaaaatccgccctgaaaacgtctgtatacctcccaataaccaatactatatgtaaacaatgggcaaagttcataatttgcagcccttcccccaggttctgtgggggatcaagtcgtcctcaaagacatattcattagatttttcgactatgttgaacaaaatggttatctcaaaattttgatctggtgattttgggaaaaaatgagcgcgggagggggcctagttgatttatttgttttacttgaCTTACTGCTCCTGCCGAAGTGCTTCTggcgtcgagagtgatgctacatggAGCCTCCATTTAgaccggtctcttgcaaggatgtggacgttctcctgaatatttgccatggctaagaaggcacctgtcgtgtccttccatctggttgggggacgacctcttgggcgtttcccaccgtgcagcacgggatcaaagtcaaaaatcgttcgTGCGGGAGTGTCGGGGGGCATGCGAAGGAGATGTCCGTACCAGCGTAGTGTTCGTTGGGTGAGATGGACAGAGAAGGGCGTTTGAACAGTTAACGCCAAGAGATTctcgttgctaacaaaatcgtgccagcgtagtccttcaatgcggtgaagatgttttgtttgggCTATATTCACGAAGCTAAGCACAGACCGAGTGGCTGGCCAGGCTTCGGCTCCGTAGAGAAGCACGGATCCCACCGAAGTATTGTATATGCGCATCTTGGTCctacaaataaaaagagcaagttttatcaactgaaagtgagaagcaacattaaaacttaaaatgaacagaaattattacgtatataatcgggttcatcccctcctcattacctttctctttacgctaaagtgtttttagtaatttcgaaagagctattttagtaatttattccAATTAAGCGGCCTTTTTTGATTCAAGGGTTATTCCaagagaattaaaataaatttgatttttagtgtaaagagcgaggtattgaaaagggggcgaaccccttcatacacgtaataaaaatgtacgaatatagaagtttgttgcataagtcaattcgtaagatacgcatatttattacaaataaaaacgttcgtacataaaattaaagttctagtgactTTTTTAAGTAAGCAAAAAATGGAAgagcacctaagccccctctcctaccc of Artemia franciscana chromosome 3, ASM3288406v1, whole genome shotgun sequence contains these proteins:
- the LOC136025491 gene encoding uncharacterized protein LOC136025491 is translated as MRIYNTSVGSVLLYGAEAWPATRSVLSFVNIAQTKHLHRIEGLRWHDFVSNENLLALTVQTPFSVHLTQRTLRWYGHLLRMPPDTPARTIFDFDPVLHGGKRPRGRPPTRWKDTTGAFLAMANIQENVHILARDRSKWRLHVASLSTPEALRQEQ